The proteins below are encoded in one region of Micromonospora sp. DSM 45708:
- a CDS encoding PadR family transcriptional regulator, whose product MLEFAILGLLQEAPMHGYELRKELTAKLGAIRAAISYGSLYPTLRRLQAAGWITEAAETPATAEEVPALTSRRGRVVYTITAEGKERFAQLIAQAGPETYDDTGFGVHFAFFARTDQATRLRILEGRRRKIEERREGLRDVLGRAAERLDAYTLELQRHGLDACEREVRWLEELIANERSGRAPTAPDSRRVGGRGDNDSPPTPGTSRTERP is encoded by the coding sequence GTGCTCGAGTTCGCCATCCTGGGCCTCCTGCAGGAGGCTCCGATGCACGGTTACGAGCTGCGCAAGGAGTTGACCGCCAAGCTCGGCGCCATCCGGGCGGCGATCAGCTACGGCTCGCTCTACCCGACCCTGCGCCGGTTGCAGGCGGCGGGGTGGATCACCGAAGCCGCCGAGACACCCGCGACCGCCGAGGAGGTTCCCGCGCTGACCAGCCGACGCGGTCGGGTGGTCTACACCATTACCGCGGAGGGCAAGGAACGCTTCGCCCAGCTCATAGCGCAGGCTGGACCCGAGACGTACGACGACACGGGCTTCGGCGTGCACTTCGCGTTCTTCGCCCGGACCGACCAGGCCACCCGGCTCCGGATCCTGGAAGGTCGCCGTCGCAAGATCGAGGAGCGCCGCGAAGGTCTTCGTGACGTGCTCGGCCGGGCAGCCGAGCGCCTCGACGCGTACACCCTGGAACTGCAGCGCCACGGGCTCGACGCCTGCGAGCGCGAGGTCCGCTGGCTGGAGGAGCTCATCGCCAACGAGCGCTCCGGCCGGGCCCCGACCGCCCCGGATTCCCGGAGGGTCGGCGGCCGAGGAGACAACGACAGCCCGCCCACGCCTGGAACGTCCAGGACAGAGCGGCCGTGA
- a CDS encoding DUF5318 domain-containing protein has translation MRTQRQVVDYSLQKRAVLRELLAGRIGTYDVCDASPYLKNAARFHGEPTDHRCPICRGENLIHVHYIYGDELKQSAGQARTRAELPVLAMTLREFQVFVVEVCPGCDWNHLVEQFLLGRDGLTGEATDATGSAVADGSTARRRREAQR, from the coding sequence ATGCGTACGCAGCGCCAGGTCGTCGACTACTCGCTCCAGAAGCGAGCGGTGCTGCGTGAACTCCTCGCCGGGCGGATCGGCACGTACGACGTCTGCGACGCGTCGCCGTACCTGAAGAACGCCGCCCGTTTCCACGGCGAGCCGACCGATCACCGCTGCCCGATCTGCCGCGGTGAGAACCTCATCCACGTCCACTACATTTACGGTGACGAACTCAAGCAGTCGGCGGGTCAGGCGCGCACTCGGGCCGAGTTGCCCGTCCTGGCCATGACGCTGCGTGAGTTCCAGGTGTTCGTGGTGGAGGTCTGCCCCGGCTGTGACTGGAACCACCTCGTCGAGCAGTTCCTGCTCGGTCGGGACGGTCTCACGGGCGAGGCGACGGACGCGACCGGGTCGGCCGTGGCCGACGGCTCCACCGCCCGGCGAAGGCGAGAGGCGCAACGGTGA
- a CDS encoding transglycosylase domain-containing protein, producing MNYGDSSSSRGRAQIPGPNGGDPGSERSPRGNGWSGAPEGGASARASVTPGGAGGRAPVGGVAPVPRGSAGSAPVGGVAPAPRGAAGSASVGRAGAGRASVPVSPAPGVAGRAGAGRASVPVSPAGPAGRASVGAASVGGAGRAGVGAAPVGGRAAVARAGVPGFSGGPGGPGGPGGPTGPRRGGRGEDPARSKKRRRLNMLIAGFAVFIMLAGIGVVSFTWYSTKVVLPEDTIPPLSTTIYDSTGKNPIARIGDQNRQLVTIDQIPEHVQHAVAAAEDRNFYRHSGVDYKGIARAAWNNLSGGDKQGASTITQQYARNAFDNLNQDSYGRKVKEAVLASKLNDRYDKRTIMQHYLNVIYFGRGAYGIQAAAKTYFNKDVNKLTVAEAAVLAALIKQPEPSSTHQGYDPAINPQAALDRWNYVVNGMITEKWLDAPNMPDHPTEYPKNILKPTKNSAGGFGIDTPYGNIVNYVSQELREMNLCTDNEAEATDAKPLCSKALSRGGYKITTTIDKKMQEAALAAAQRAKKGSELEGQPKNLMAAVVSIEPKTGAVRAYYGGDNGTGTDYAGKNVENGVISGGHSPGSSFKIYTLAAALKEGISIKSRWKGSAFTPKDTKFKVSNAGADRVSCGDSCTLELSTLKSLNVPFYYITEKIGPDKVLDMAKQAGVTTMWQTDTNPAKAHDLTKADPKDLAPNPFFHVIGYGQYPITVLDHANGVATFANQGVYNKAHFVKLVQKQNPNTGKWDTVGGEKLKPQRRIDKDIVADVTSVLEQYPAQVDHRLDDGRKAAEKTGTWELGDGSNDNGDAWMIGYTPQLATAVWVGNVKDRKAIKYKGGATISGAKMPGDIFERFMNDALKGKDKEDFPPAANVGKDDTGNGEMPAPPPPTPNGPGGPACDPLGLFCPGGNNPGGGNPGGGGNPGGGDQGGGTPGGGLPGGGGRGGGVLPSTPPTRQTN from the coding sequence ATGAACTACGGCGATTCCAGTTCTTCGCGTGGGCGGGCCCAGATCCCGGGCCCGAACGGCGGCGACCCCGGCTCCGAGCGGAGTCCGCGCGGGAACGGTTGGTCCGGCGCCCCCGAGGGGGGCGCCTCGGCGCGTGCCTCGGTCACACCGGGTGGTGCGGGCGGCCGGGCCCCGGTCGGCGGCGTCGCTCCGGTGCCCCGCGGGTCGGCGGGCTCGGCCCCGGTCGGCGGTGTCGCTCCGGCACCCCGGGGGGCGGCGGGCTCGGCCTCGGTGGGCCGCGCCGGCGCGGGACGGGCCTCGGTGCCGGTCTCACCGGCACCCGGCGTCGCCGGGCGCGCGGGCGCGGGACGGGCGTCCGTCCCGGTCTCCCCGGCCGGACCGGCCGGCCGGGCCTCGGTGGGCGCGGCGAGCGTGGGCGGCGCCGGGCGGGCGGGCGTCGGCGCGGCGCCCGTCGGTGGCCGTGCCGCGGTGGCCCGGGCCGGCGTGCCCGGCTTCAGCGGCGGCCCCGGTGGTCCCGGCGGTCCGGGTGGGCCGACCGGCCCCCGGCGCGGTGGTCGCGGTGAGGACCCGGCGCGGTCGAAGAAGCGCCGCCGGCTCAACATGCTGATCGCCGGCTTCGCCGTGTTCATCATGCTCGCCGGCATCGGCGTGGTCAGCTTCACCTGGTACTCGACGAAGGTGGTGCTCCCGGAGGACACCATCCCGCCGCTGTCGACCACCATCTACGACTCCACCGGCAAGAACCCCATCGCCCGGATCGGCGACCAGAACCGGCAGCTGGTCACCATCGACCAGATCCCGGAGCACGTCCAGCACGCGGTCGCGGCGGCGGAGGACCGGAACTTCTACCGCCACTCCGGCGTGGACTACAAGGGCATCGCGCGGGCCGCCTGGAACAACCTGAGCGGCGGCGACAAGCAGGGTGCCTCGACGATCACCCAGCAGTACGCCCGCAACGCGTTCGACAACCTGAACCAGGACTCGTACGGCCGCAAGGTGAAGGAGGCGGTCCTCGCCTCCAAGCTGAACGACCGCTACGACAAGCGGACGATCATGCAGCACTACCTGAACGTCATCTACTTCGGCCGGGGCGCGTACGGCATCCAGGCGGCGGCGAAGACGTACTTCAACAAGGACGTCAACAAGCTGACGGTGGCCGAGGCGGCGGTGCTGGCCGCGTTGATCAAGCAGCCCGAGCCGAGCTCCACCCACCAGGGCTACGACCCGGCGATCAACCCGCAGGCCGCGCTGGACCGGTGGAACTACGTCGTCAACGGCATGATCACGGAGAAGTGGCTGGACGCGCCGAACATGCCGGATCACCCCACCGAGTACCCGAAGAACATCCTGAAGCCGACGAAGAACAGCGCCGGCGGCTTCGGCATCGACACGCCCTACGGCAACATCGTCAACTACGTCTCGCAGGAACTGCGCGAGATGAACCTCTGCACCGACAACGAGGCCGAGGCGACCGACGCGAAGCCGCTCTGCTCGAAGGCGCTGAGCCGTGGTGGTTACAAGATCACTACCACGATCGACAAGAAGATGCAGGAGGCGGCGCTTGCCGCGGCCCAGCGGGCCAAGAAGGGCTCCGAGCTTGAGGGGCAGCCGAAGAACCTGATGGCCGCCGTGGTGTCCATCGAGCCGAAGACCGGGGCGGTGCGCGCCTACTACGGCGGGGACAACGGCACCGGCACCGACTACGCCGGCAAGAACGTCGAGAACGGCGTGATCAGCGGTGGCCACTCACCGGGTTCAAGCTTCAAGATCTACACGCTGGCGGCGGCGCTGAAGGAAGGCATCTCGATCAAGTCCCGCTGGAAGGGCTCGGCGTTCACGCCGAAGGACACGAAGTTCAAGGTCAGCAACGCCGGCGCGGACCGGGTCTCCTGCGGCGACTCCTGCACGCTGGAGCTGTCCACGCTCAAGTCGCTGAACGTGCCGTTCTACTACATCACCGAGAAGATCGGCCCGGACAAGGTGCTCGACATGGCCAAGCAGGCCGGCGTCACCACCATGTGGCAGACCGACACCAACCCGGCGAAGGCACACGACCTGACCAAGGCGGACCCGAAGGACCTCGCGCCGAACCCGTTCTTCCACGTGATCGGCTACGGCCAGTACCCGATCACGGTGCTCGACCACGCCAACGGCGTGGCCACGTTCGCCAACCAGGGCGTCTACAACAAGGCGCACTTCGTGAAGCTGGTGCAGAAGCAGAACCCGAACACCGGCAAGTGGGACACGGTCGGCGGTGAGAAGCTCAAGCCGCAGCGGCGCATCGACAAGGACATCGTCGCCGACGTCACCTCCGTGCTGGAGCAGTACCCGGCCCAGGTGGACCACCGGCTCGACGACGGCCGCAAGGCCGCCGAGAAGACCGGCACCTGGGAACTCGGCGACGGCAGCAACGACAACGGTGACGCCTGGATGATCGGCTACACGCCGCAGCTCGCCACCGCCGTCTGGGTCGGCAACGTCAAGGACCGCAAGGCGATCAAGTACAAGGGCGGCGCGACCATCAGCGGTGCCAAGATGCCCGGTGACATCTTCGAGCGTTTCATGAACGACGCGCTCAAGGGCAAGGACAAGGAAGACTTCCCGCCGGCCGCGAACGTCGGCAAGGACGACACCGGCAACGGCGAGATGCCCGCGCCCCCGCCGCCGACCCCGAATGGGCCCGGCGGGCCGGCCTGTGACCCGCTCGGCCTGTTCTGCCCCGGTGGCAACAACCCCGGCGGTGGCAACCCGGGCGGTGGCGGTAACCCCGGCGGCGGCGACCAGGGCGGCGGCACCCCCGGCGGCGGCCTCCCCGGCGGGGGTGGCCGTGGCGGCGGAGTGCTGCCCAGCACCCCACCCACCCGTCAGACCAACTGA
- a CDS encoding glycosyltransferase family 87 protein: protein MSTQSTAGIDEPGTSGEETPRPGATEDHPSRSDWFVRGTSGLIGGPLGDHAAALDRPAGRDGRFWSAARIVLALICLTLALHWVQKSPCQDGAWQNNVQYTRMCYTDVLALYYAEGLNEGKVPYADHPVEYPVLTGYFMGALGLPVHALGVDNPGLNQGQWFYNLNALVLGALAVATVAVILSLRRRRPWDAALFALSPALVLTATVNWDLLAVGLAAFGLLAWARTRPDRFGMLMPGLAGVLLGLGGAAKMWPLFLLGPILVLTLRAGRLLAGLVATGAALVALVAANLPVAIPYPESWGRFFDLNTTRPIDWGTLWYIGRYLDGRISPSAPGELGPFEWLNANIPTLNWVSYLLFGLACLGVAALALLAPRRPRLAQIAFLVVAAFLIFSKVWSQQFVLWLLPLAVLARPRWGAFLAWQFAEVCYFAAFYGELLGTATSRPVFPEGVFVLASSLRLITVAVLCGFIVRDILRPEQDAVRQTYADDPDGGVLDGAPDAPWHQRWRARSGAADHPVEPVPA, encoded by the coding sequence ATGAGCACCCAGTCGACCGCAGGCATCGATGAACCCGGCACGTCCGGGGAGGAGACGCCCCGGCCCGGAGCGACCGAGGACCACCCGTCCCGCTCGGACTGGTTCGTCCGGGGCACGTCCGGCCTGATCGGCGGTCCGCTCGGTGACCACGCCGCCGCCCTCGACCGGCCGGCCGGTCGCGACGGCCGGTTCTGGAGCGCGGCGCGGATCGTGCTGGCCCTGATCTGCCTCACGCTCGCGCTGCACTGGGTGCAGAAGTCCCCCTGCCAGGACGGCGCCTGGCAGAACAACGTCCAGTACACCCGGATGTGCTACACCGACGTGCTGGCGCTCTACTACGCCGAAGGGCTCAACGAGGGCAAGGTGCCCTACGCCGACCACCCGGTGGAGTACCCGGTGCTGACCGGCTACTTCATGGGCGCGCTCGGCCTCCCGGTGCACGCCCTCGGCGTGGACAACCCCGGCCTCAACCAGGGGCAGTGGTTCTACAACCTCAACGCGCTGGTGCTCGGCGCGCTCGCGGTCGCCACCGTCGCGGTCATCCTCAGCCTGCGCCGCCGACGACCCTGGGACGCGGCGCTGTTCGCCCTCTCACCGGCGCTGGTGCTCACCGCCACCGTCAACTGGGACCTGCTCGCCGTCGGCCTGGCCGCGTTCGGGCTGTTGGCCTGGGCGCGCACCCGGCCCGACCGGTTCGGCATGCTGATGCCGGGGCTGGCGGGCGTGCTGCTCGGGCTCGGCGGCGCGGCGAAGATGTGGCCGCTGTTCCTGCTCGGCCCGATCCTCGTCCTCACGCTGCGCGCCGGCCGGCTGCTGGCCGGGCTCGTCGCCACCGGCGCCGCGCTGGTGGCGTTGGTCGCAGCCAACCTGCCGGTGGCGATCCCGTACCCGGAGAGCTGGGGCCGGTTCTTCGACCTGAACACCACCCGCCCCATCGACTGGGGCACGCTCTGGTACATCGGCCGCTACCTGGACGGCCGGATCAGCCCGTCCGCGCCCGGCGAACTCGGCCCGTTCGAGTGGCTCAACGCGAACATCCCCACCCTCAACTGGGTGTCGTACCTGCTCTTCGGGCTGGCCTGCCTCGGTGTGGCCGCGCTCGCGCTGCTCGCCCCGCGCCGGCCCCGGCTGGCGCAGATCGCGTTCCTGGTGGTCGCCGCCTTCCTGATCTTCAGCAAGGTCTGGTCGCAGCAGTTCGTGCTCTGGCTGCTGCCGCTCGCGGTGCTCGCCCGACCCCGCTGGGGCGCGTTCCTGGCCTGGCAGTTCGCCGAGGTCTGCTACTTCGCCGCGTTCTACGGCGAACTGCTCGGCACCGCCACCTCCCGGCCGGTCTTCCCGGAAGGGGTGTTCGTGCTGGCCTCCAGCCTGCGCCTGATCACCGTGGCGGTCCTCTGCGGCTTCATCGTCCGGGACATCCTGCGGCCGGAGCAGGACGCGGTGCGGCAGACCTACGCCGACGACCCCGACGGCGGGGTGCTCGACGGCGCGCCGGACGCGCCCTGGCACCAGCGCTGGCGCGCACGCTCCGGTGCCGCCGACCACCCCGTCGAACCCGTACCGGCCTGA